From a single Nostoc sp. MS1 genomic region:
- a CDS encoding glycosyltransferase family 4 protein, whose protein sequence is MKIALFTETFLPKVDGIVTRLRHTVDHLQRLGNQVLVVAPDGGITEHKGAKVYGVSGFPLPLYPELKMALPRPSIGYALEDFRPDIIHVVNPAVLGLSGIFYSKVQKIPLVASYHTHLPQYLQHYGLGMLEGLLWELLKGAHNQAALNLCTSTAMVEELSAHGIERVDLWQRGVDTELFQPELASVEMRSRLTKNHPESPLLLYVGRLSAEKEIERIKPILEAIPQARLALVGDGPHRQALEKHFALTNTNFVGYLMGTELGAAFASADAFIFPSRTETLGLVLLEAMAAGCPVVAARSGGIPDIVTDGVNGYLFDPKADIQDAINATIRLLENQQERDNIRQNARREAEKWGWAAATRQLQDYYQKVIFAEKLTKVS, encoded by the coding sequence ATGAAAATTGCCCTATTTACCGAAACTTTTTTACCTAAAGTTGACGGCATTGTGACACGCCTGCGCCACACCGTTGACCATCTACAACGTTTGGGAAATCAAGTGTTAGTGGTTGCCCCTGATGGGGGAATTACGGAACATAAAGGAGCGAAAGTTTACGGGGTTAGTGGCTTTCCCTTACCCTTGTATCCAGAGTTAAAAATGGCGCTTCCTCGTCCATCTATTGGTTACGCCTTAGAAGATTTTCGACCAGATATTATTCATGTTGTCAATCCGGCAGTTTTGGGTTTGTCAGGTATTTTTTACAGCAAAGTCCAGAAAATTCCCCTAGTAGCTTCTTACCATACCCATTTACCCCAATATCTCCAGCATTACGGCTTGGGGATGCTTGAGGGGTTGTTGTGGGAACTGTTAAAAGGGGCGCATAACCAAGCAGCTTTAAATCTTTGTACTTCTACGGCGATGGTGGAAGAACTATCAGCGCATGGTATCGAACGAGTAGATTTGTGGCAAAGAGGCGTTGATACAGAATTATTTCAGCCTGAATTAGCAAGTGTAGAGATGCGATCGCGCCTCACAAAAAATCATCCTGAAAGCCCCCTATTATTGTATGTAGGTCGCCTTTCCGCAGAAAAAGAAATTGAGCGGATCAAACCCATATTAGAAGCAATTCCCCAAGCGCGATTAGCATTGGTAGGAGACGGACCCCACCGCCAAGCATTAGAAAAACATTTCGCTCTTACAAATACTAATTTTGTCGGTTATCTGATGGGAACTGAATTAGGTGCTGCTTTTGCCAGTGCTGATGCTTTCATCTTTCCATCCCGTACAGAAACACTTGGTTTAGTATTACTAGAAGCAATGGCGGCTGGCTGTCCTGTAGTAGCAGCCCGTTCTGGTGGTATCCCTGATATTGTCACAGATGGGGTAAATGGTTATCTATTTGACCCGAAAGCCGACATTCAAGATGCCATTAACGCTACTATCCGCCTTTTGGAAAACCAACAAGAACGTGATAACATCCGGCAAAACGCTCGTAGAGAAGCAGAAAAGTGGGGATGGGCAGCTGCTACACGCCAGTTACAGGACTATTATCAAAAGGTAATATTTGCGGAAAAGTTGACAAAAGTTAGTTAA
- a CDS encoding GAF domain-containing protein, whose product MTLPNPGSVLASLTELTQVNRTHGLLRRVKDLSVNEFVCLLDFITAEFQQFLRAIELINNEALENMLEKVLEAITLKIGQILQAEYTAIFLVDYDKGQLWSKVPQDNGAKFLEIRTPITVGIPGHVASTGQYLNISETATHPLFSPELEKQMGYKIHNILCMPVVSSKNQVVAVVQLANKAGNIPFNQDDEECFRDFAASIGIILETCQSFYVAARNQRGATALLRATQTLGQSLDLEATLQIVMEQARILMQADRSTLFLYRKEMGELWTKVAAAADTSNLMEIRMPANRGIVGYVASTGQALNIPDAYKDPRFDPSTDRKTGYLTRNILCLPVFNSANELIGVTQLINKQQGSFTASDEEFMRAFNIQAGIALENARLFENVLLEKQYQKDILQSLSDAVISTDMAGRIVTINDAALELLGCPLGDANNKGNKILWEQNLIGRLVWEVVPIDNLQMRLEDSLKSGAKHYVPEQSLTVGIYQLLNAEGRGLHETHDHYILTVRDRTNPDIFLPWNLPQTPQSKFLTPDEVKILERSINLTVNPLTNPEGGVRGGLVVLEDISQEKRLKSTMYRYLTPHVAEQVMALGEDALMVGERKDVTVLFSDIRGYTTLTESLGAAEVVSLLNQYFETMVEAVFNYEGTLDKFIGDALMAVFGAPLPLTENHAWQAVQSALDMRQRLQEFNQRRIIQAQPQIKIGIGISSGEVVSGNIGSHKRMDYTVIGDGVNLSSRLETVTKEYGCDIIISESTYQLCCDRIWVRQLDKIRVKGKNQAVNIYELISDRHTPLDANTQDFLFHYHTGRTAYLAGNFAQAIAYFELAKYLRPTDQAVNIHLERAYNYQKTPPPDDWDGVWVIAAK is encoded by the coding sequence ATGACTCTTCCTAACCCTGGTAGCGTTTTGGCTTCATTAACAGAATTGACTCAAGTTAATCGGACTCATGGTCTATTGCGTCGGGTTAAAGACCTTTCTGTTAACGAATTTGTTTGCTTACTAGATTTTATTACTGCTGAGTTTCAACAATTTCTCAGGGCAATTGAACTCATTAATAATGAGGCTCTAGAGAATATGTTGGAGAAAGTTTTAGAAGCAATTACACTCAAAATTGGTCAAATTCTCCAAGCAGAATATACAGCTATTTTTTTGGTTGATTATGATAAAGGTCAGTTGTGGTCAAAAGTACCACAGGATAATGGAGCGAAATTTCTAGAAATTCGGACACCCATTACTGTAGGTATTCCAGGTCATGTTGCCAGCACTGGTCAATATCTAAATATTTCTGAAACTGCTACTCATCCTCTGTTTAGTCCAGAGTTAGAAAAACAAATGGGCTATAAAATTCATAATATTTTATGTATGCCTGTTGTTAGTAGTAAAAATCAGGTTGTAGCAGTGGTACAACTGGCAAATAAGGCGGGAAATATACCTTTTAATCAAGATGATGAGGAGTGTTTTCGAGACTTTGCAGCTTCTATTGGGATTATTTTAGAAACCTGTCAATCTTTTTATGTTGCAGCACGTAATCAACGGGGGGCTACAGCGCTTTTACGTGCTACACAAACACTAGGGCAAAGTTTAGATTTGGAAGCGACCTTGCAAATAGTGATGGAACAGGCACGCATTTTAATGCAGGCCGATCGCAGCACTTTGTTCTTGTATCGTAAAGAGATGGGAGAACTGTGGACTAAGGTAGCCGCCGCAGCAGATACGTCGAATTTAATGGAAATCCGTATGCCTGCTAACCGGGGTATTGTGGGTTATGTAGCATCTACGGGACAGGCACTAAATATTCCTGATGCTTATAAAGACCCACGTTTTGACCCGTCAACAGATAGAAAAACAGGTTATTTAACTCGCAATATTTTATGTTTACCAGTGTTTAATTCTGCTAATGAATTAATAGGTGTGACACAGTTAATTAATAAGCAGCAAGGAAGTTTTACTGCTTCTGATGAAGAATTTATGCGGGCTTTTAATATTCAGGCAGGAATTGCTTTAGAAAATGCTCGTTTATTTGAAAATGTCCTATTAGAAAAGCAATATCAAAAAGATATTTTGCAGAGTTTGTCTGATGCTGTAATTTCTACAGATATGGCAGGCAGAATTGTTACTATTAACGACGCAGCATTAGAATTATTAGGTTGTCCTTTAGGAGATGCTAATAATAAAGGTAATAAAATACTGTGGGAACAAAATTTAATTGGTCGCCTAGTTTGGGAGGTTGTACCAATTGATAATCTACAAATGCGCTTGGAAGATAGTTTAAAAAGTGGTGCAAAACATTATGTGCCAGAGCAAAGTTTGACGGTAGGAATTTATCAATTACTAAATGCTGAAGGTAGGGGTTTACATGAAACTCATGACCATTATATTTTGACAGTGCGCGATCGCACTAACCCAGATATTTTTCTTCCCTGGAATTTACCGCAAACTCCCCAGTCGAAGTTTCTCACCCCAGACGAGGTAAAAATCTTAGAACGTAGTATTAACCTTACCGTCAACCCCTTGACTAACCCAGAAGGCGGTGTGCGCGGTGGCTTGGTGGTTTTGGAAGATATCAGCCAAGAAAAACGCCTGAAAAGTACTATGTATCGCTACCTCACACCCCATGTAGCTGAACAAGTCATGGCTTTGGGCGAAGATGCGTTGATGGTAGGCGAACGCAAGGATGTGACTGTTTTATTTTCCGATATCCGAGGCTACACTACACTTACAGAAAGTTTAGGTGCGGCTGAGGTTGTATCACTGCTGAACCAGTATTTTGAAACAATGGTTGAAGCGGTTTTTAACTATGAAGGTACTTTAGATAAATTTATTGGTGATGCTTTAATGGCTGTCTTTGGTGCGCCGCTACCATTAACAGAAAATCATGCTTGGCAAGCGGTACAGTCAGCTTTAGATATGCGTCAACGTTTGCAGGAGTTTAATCAACGGCGCATCATTCAGGCACAACCACAAATTAAAATTGGTATTGGTATCAGTTCGGGGGAAGTAGTTTCTGGTAATATCGGTTCCCACAAACGCATGGATTACACTGTTATTGGGGATGGTGTCAATTTAAGTTCGCGTTTGGAAACTGTCACCAAAGAATATGGTTGCGACATAATTATCAGCGAATCTACTTACCAACTGTGCTGCGATCGCATTTGGGTACGTCAGTTAGATAAAATCCGTGTGAAGGGTAAAAACCAAGCTGTTAATATATACGAGTTAATCAGCGATCGCCATACTCCCCTTGATGCCAACACGCAAGACTTTCTCTTTCATTATCATACGGGTAGGACTGCTTATCTAGCTGGAAATTTTGCCCAGGCGATCGCTTATTTTGAGTTAGCTAAATATCTTCGTCCCACAGACCAAGCTGTTAATATTCATTTAGAACGCGCCTACAATTATCAAAAAACACCTCCTCCCGATGATTGGGATGGTGTGTGGGTAATTGCGGCAAAGTAG
- a CDS encoding creatininase family protein, with protein sequence MLLHLSTWQEVETYLQTSTGIILPIGSTEQHGPTGLIGTDAICAEAIARGVGEATGAIVGPTINVGMALHHTAFPGTISLRPSTLILVVRDYVTSLAKVGFTKFCFINGHGGNIATLKAAFSETYVYLEDLQIPNAHKVQCQVANWFMCSSVYKLAKELYGDQEGSHATPSEVAVTQYVYPEVIKQAPLTPEVAKGHRIYGATDFRLHYPDGRMGSNPALATPEHGKQFYDLAVKELSNGYLEFLSAE encoded by the coding sequence ATGCTACTACATTTAAGCACATGGCAGGAAGTTGAAACCTATTTGCAAACATCTACAGGAATTATTTTGCCTATTGGTTCGACTGAACAGCATGGGCCAACGGGTTTAATTGGTACTGATGCAATTTGTGCAGAAGCGATCGCGCGTGGTGTGGGTGAAGCAACTGGGGCGATCGTTGGGCCTACAATCAATGTGGGGATGGCATTACATCATACGGCTTTTCCTGGAACTATCAGTTTGCGTCCCAGCACTTTAATTCTGGTGGTGCGAGATTATGTAACTAGTCTTGCCAAAGTTGGTTTTACTAAATTCTGCTTTATTAACGGACATGGCGGTAATATTGCCACCCTAAAAGCCGCATTTTCGGAAACATACGTCTATTTAGAAGATTTGCAGATTCCTAATGCTCACAAGGTACAATGCCAAGTAGCTAACTGGTTTATGTGCAGTTCGGTATACAAGCTGGCTAAAGAATTGTATGGCGATCAAGAAGGTTCTCACGCTACCCCTAGCGAAGTCGCAGTCACCCAATATGTTTACCCAGAAGTAATCAAGCAAGCACCTCTTACACCAGAAGTAGCCAAGGGACATAGAATTTATGGTGCTACTGATTTTAGATTGCATTACCCAGATGGACGTATGGGTTCTAATCCCGCTTTAGCAACACCAGAACATGGTAAGCAATTTTATGATTTAGCGGTGAAAGAACTGAGTAATGGGTATCTAGAATTTTTGAGTGCAGAATGA
- a CDS encoding elongation factor G: MSEKVRLGSRNVAIVGPYLSGKTTLLESLLFVTGAITRKGSVKDSNTVGDSATESRDRHMSVEISTACAEYNDIRFTFIDCPGSVEFAQETYNALMGVDAAIVVCEPIRERVLTLAPLFKFLDDWEIPHLVFVNKMDRANIHVLETLHALKAVSSRPLVAHQYPIMLGEQLTGFIDMVSEQAYQYHPGAPADPIPFPEHLKEEEHTARAEMLEALANFDDHLLEELLEDIEPPQEEILKDLKMELGADLVVPVFFGVAEQDYGVRPLLEALLRESPEPETTAARRLKGKPSNTPIAQVLKTFYTPQGGKLSLVRVWQGKLTDGIVLNGVRAGGIYRLMGQQQQSLNEANAGEIVALSRLEGIKTGDTISTERPAELAKAEHLEPVYALAITPEKRNDEVKLSSAITKLLEEDPSLAWEQHGDTHEVILWGQGEIHLQVALDRLRRKYNLAMSTHLPQVPYKETIRKPVTSVHGRYKHQSGGHGQFGDVFLDIKPLPRGEGFNFKETIVGGVVPRQYIPGVETGVREFLVHGPLGFPVVDVSVTLTNGSYHTVDSSEQAFKQAARLAMQTGIPQAQPTLLEPILRVEVTTPSEFTSKVLQLLSGRRGQILGYEGRQDWQGWDNITAYLPQAEMQNFIVELRSLTLGVGSFHWAYDHLQEVPEKLAEKVLASNGHSNNGNGK, encoded by the coding sequence ATGAGCGAAAAAGTCAGATTAGGTTCGCGGAATGTTGCCATTGTCGGCCCTTATTTAAGTGGAAAAACAACATTACTAGAAAGCTTATTATTTGTTACAGGAGCGATTACTCGCAAAGGCAGCGTTAAGGATAGTAACACAGTTGGGGATAGCGCAACAGAATCGCGCGATCGCCACATGAGTGTAGAAATTAGTACCGCTTGCGCCGAGTATAATGATATCCGTTTTACCTTTATAGATTGCCCAGGTAGCGTTGAATTTGCTCAAGAAACATATAATGCTTTGATGGGTGTTGATGCGGCAATTGTAGTTTGTGAACCAATACGTGAAAGAGTCCTCACCCTCGCTCCTCTATTTAAGTTCCTAGACGACTGGGAAATTCCCCATCTTGTCTTTGTGAATAAAATGGATCGAGCAAATATTCATGTCCTCGAAACATTACACGCCCTCAAAGCAGTTTCCAGCCGTCCATTAGTAGCGCATCAATACCCCATCATGCTAGGGGAACAACTCACCGGCTTCATCGATATGGTGAGTGAACAAGCCTATCAATATCATCCTGGCGCACCTGCTGATCCTATTCCCTTCCCAGAACATCTTAAAGAAGAAGAACATACCGCACGAGCAGAAATGCTCGAAGCTTTAGCAAATTTTGATGACCACTTATTGGAAGAACTATTAGAAGATATTGAACCACCCCAAGAAGAAATCCTCAAAGATTTAAAAATGGAATTAGGGGCTGATTTAGTAGTCCCCGTCTTCTTTGGTGTAGCTGAACAAGATTATGGTGTCAGACCTTTATTAGAAGCTTTACTGCGAGAGTCTCCCGAACCAGAAACCACAGCCGCCCGTCGCCTCAAAGGTAAACCCAGCAATACACCCATAGCCCAAGTATTGAAAACCTTTTACACACCCCAAGGTGGTAAACTCTCCCTAGTGCGGGTATGGCAAGGTAAGCTCACCGATGGTATCGTCCTCAACGGTGTGCGTGCTGGTGGTATTTATCGCCTCATGGGACAACAGCAACAGTCGTTAAATGAAGCTAATGCGGGTGAAATTGTCGCCCTCAGCCGTTTAGAAGGAATCAAAACTGGTGATACCATCTCTACCGAACGTCCGGCGGAATTAGCCAAAGCCGAACATTTGGAACCAGTGTACGCCCTAGCTATCACCCCCGAAAAGCGCAACGATGAAGTCAAACTCAGCAGCGCTATCACCAAATTATTAGAAGAAGACCCTTCTCTGGCTTGGGAACAGCATGGTGATACCCATGAGGTTATCTTATGGGGACAAGGTGAAATACATTTGCAAGTCGCCCTCGATAGACTGCGCCGCAAGTATAACCTAGCCATGTCTACCCATCTGCCACAAGTACCTTATAAAGAAACCATCCGTAAACCCGTCACTTCAGTACATGGACGCTACAAACATCAAAGCGGTGGACATGGACAATTCGGTGATGTGTTCTTAGATATTAAACCTTTACCACGGGGCGAAGGCTTCAACTTTAAGGAAACTATCGTTGGCGGTGTAGTTCCCAGACAGTACATTCCTGGGGTAGAAACGGGTGTGCGGGAATTTCTAGTACACGGGCCTTTAGGCTTCCCAGTGGTGGATGTGTCGGTGACATTAACCAACGGTTCCTATCACACCGTTGATAGTTCCGAACAAGCCTTCAAACAAGCCGCCCGTTTGGCAATGCAAACAGGGATACCCCAAGCTCAACCCACCTTATTAGAGCCAATTTTGCGGGTAGAAGTGACCACACCCAGCGAATTTACCTCTAAGGTGCTGCAATTGCTGAGTGGTAGACGGGGGCAGATTTTAGGCTACGAAGGCAGACAAGATTGGCAAGGTTGGGATAATATCACAGCTTACTTGCCACAAGCAGAGATGCAGAACTTTATTGTAGAGCTGCGATCGCTCACTCTCGGCGTTGGTTCCTTCCATTGGGCTTATGATCACCTGCAAGAAGTCCCAGAAAAGCTTGCTGAAAAAGTGCTTGCTAGTAACGGTCATAGTAATAACGGTAATGGCAAGTAA
- a CDS encoding tetratricopeptide repeat protein, translating to MRLSFFRYRLTALLSLVLLGASLTPVNANIPTIPKLLAQYSLPTATTLLNQGLQAIQAGRFQDAIAAFQQAAQLDPTLAPAHYNLGLALRQTGQLQPAADAFYRATQSDPNFALAYANLGGALLEGNNLQQANDYLQRALELDPTLGFAHYNLGLVRQQQQNWEGAIASFKKASQYSKNAPEPHYHLGICYLQQGKLKEAQNAFNQAVKINPKYPEAHYNLGVISFNQGNSQAALAAFRKSAEANPNYPNAYYGAGLAFMQLKQYNEATKVLNYAKNLYNTQNNPQWAKNAEQMLQQVQKFNSQQRGNKIQNSKFKIQN from the coding sequence ATGAGATTATCATTTTTTAGATATCGCTTAACAGCACTGCTGAGTTTGGTATTGCTAGGCGCAAGCTTGACACCTGTCAACGCAAATATCCCTACTATTCCAAAACTGTTGGCACAATATAGTTTACCAACAGCCACAACCTTATTAAATCAGGGATTACAAGCTATTCAAGCAGGCAGATTCCAAGATGCGATCGCAGCCTTTCAACAAGCCGCTCAATTAGATCCTACCTTAGCCCCAGCCCATTACAACCTGGGTTTAGCACTGCGGCAAACCGGACAACTACAACCAGCCGCCGACGCATTCTATCGTGCTACCCAAAGTGATCCCAACTTTGCTTTAGCCTATGCTAATTTAGGCGGTGCATTATTGGAAGGTAATAATTTACAACAAGCTAACGATTATTTACAACGCGCTTTAGAGCTAGATCCAACATTGGGTTTTGCCCATTATAACTTAGGGCTAGTCAGACAACAGCAACAAAATTGGGAAGGTGCGATCGCCTCTTTTAAAAAAGCATCACAATATAGTAAAAATGCCCCCGAACCTCATTATCATTTGGGGATATGTTATTTACAACAAGGTAAACTAAAAGAAGCTCAAAATGCTTTTAATCAAGCCGTCAAAATTAATCCTAAATATCCAGAAGCTCATTATAATTTAGGCGTTATCTCCTTTAATCAAGGCAATTCCCAAGCAGCATTAGCAGCATTTAGAAAATCAGCCGAAGCTAATCCTAATTATCCCAATGCTTATTACGGTGCAGGTTTAGCTTTTATGCAGTTAAAGCAATATAACGAAGCTACAAAAGTATTGAATTACGCTAAAAATTTATATAACACCCAAAACAATCCACAATGGGCAAAAAATGCCGAACAAATGTTACAACAAGTACAAAAATTTAATTCCCAACAACGCGGAAATAAAATTCAAAATTCAAAATTCAAAATTCAAAATTAG
- the hemB gene encoding porphobilinogen synthase yields MFPTHRPRRLRTHPQLRRMVRETVLTTNDLIYPLFAVPGEGIANEVKSMPGVYQLSVDKIVEEAKEVYDLGIPAIILFGIPVDKDTDATGAWHDCGIVQKAATAVKEAVPDLIVIADTCLCEYTSHGHCGYLQVGDLTGRVLNDPTLELLKKTAVSQAKAGADIIAPSGMMDGFVQAIRAGLDEAGFQDTPILSYAAKYASAYYGPFRDAADSTPQFGDRRTYQMDPGNSREAIKEIELDIAEGADMLMVKPALAYMDIIWRVKEASNLPVAAYNVSGEYSMVKAAALNGWIDEQRVVMETLIGFKRAGADLILTYHAKDAARWLQ; encoded by the coding sequence ATGTTTCCAACACATCGCCCTCGTCGTTTGCGTACTCATCCCCAATTACGCCGCATGGTACGCGAGACTGTATTGACTACCAATGATTTGATCTATCCGTTGTTTGCTGTTCCCGGTGAAGGAATTGCTAATGAAGTAAAATCTATGCCTGGAGTCTACCAACTCTCGGTAGATAAAATTGTGGAAGAGGCTAAGGAAGTTTACGATTTAGGCATTCCCGCAATTATTCTCTTTGGTATTCCCGTAGATAAGGATACAGATGCTACTGGTGCTTGGCATGATTGCGGTATCGTTCAGAAAGCTGCAACTGCGGTAAAAGAAGCCGTTCCCGATTTGATTGTGATTGCTGATACTTGTCTATGTGAGTACACCAGTCACGGTCATTGTGGTTATTTGCAAGTGGGTGATTTGACAGGACGAGTATTAAACGACCCCACTCTAGAATTATTGAAGAAAACAGCCGTGTCTCAAGCCAAAGCTGGTGCGGATATTATAGCCCCTTCTGGGATGATGGATGGCTTTGTGCAAGCAATTCGTGCTGGTTTGGATGAAGCGGGATTCCAAGACACGCCGATTTTGTCCTATGCTGCTAAGTATGCTTCGGCTTATTATGGCCCATTTAGAGATGCAGCTGATTCTACACCACAATTTGGCGATCGCAGAACTTACCAAATGGACCCAGGTAACTCCCGTGAAGCCATCAAGGAAATTGAATTGGATATCGCCGAAGGCGCTGATATGTTGATGGTGAAACCAGCTTTGGCTTACATGGACATTATCTGGCGGGTAAAGGAAGCGAGTAATTTACCTGTGGCTGCTTACAACGTCTCTGGTGAGTATTCTATGGTGAAAGCTGCGGCGTTGAATGGTTGGATTGATGAACAGCGCGTGGTAATGGAAACTCTGATTGGGTTTAAGCGTGCTGGTGCAGATTTGATTTTGACTTATCACGCTAAAGATGCTGCACGTTGGTTGCAGTAG
- the prfC gene encoding peptide chain release factor 3, whose translation MSTEIQTELHQAVELRRNFAIISHPDAGKTTLTEKLLLYGGAIHEAGAVKARRAQRKATSDWMAMEQQRGISITSTVLQFEYENCQINLLDTPGHQDFSEDTYRTLAAADNAVMLIDAAKGLEPQTRKLFEVCKLKGLPIFTFVNKLDRPGREPLELLDEIEKELGLQTYAVNWPIGMGDRFKGVFDRHKQQIHLFERSAHGSKEARDTTVELGDPRIEELLEQDLYYQLKNDLELLEGVGPELDLDLVHQGKMTPVFFGSAMTNFGVELFLKYFLEYALKPGVHVSSIGEVEPTYPEFSGFVFKLQANMDPKHRDRVAFIRVCTGKFEKDMTVNHARTGKVVRLSRPQKLFAQERESIDVAYPGDVIGLNNPGVFAIGDTIYTGQKLEYEGIPYFSPELFATLRNPNPSKFKQFQKGISELREEGAVQIMYSVDEAKRDPIMAAVGQLQFEVVQFRLQNEYGVETILELLPYSVARWVEGGWEALNKVGRIFNTTTVKDSMNRPVLLFRNEWNCQQLQGDHPELKLSAIAPVFSSQTTVAE comes from the coding sequence ATGTCAACTGAAATTCAGACGGAACTCCACCAAGCAGTTGAGCTTCGCCGCAATTTTGCTATTATCTCTCACCCTGACGCTGGTAAAACCACGCTGACAGAAAAATTACTGTTGTACGGGGGTGCGATTCACGAAGCTGGTGCGGTGAAAGCCCGTCGCGCCCAACGTAAGGCGACTTCGGACTGGATGGCAATGGAACAACAACGGGGTATTTCCATTACATCTACAGTATTACAGTTTGAGTACGAAAATTGCCAGATTAATTTACTCGATACACCCGGACACCAAGATTTTAGTGAAGACACTTATCGCACCTTGGCGGCGGCTGATAATGCCGTAATGTTGATTGATGCGGCTAAGGGTTTGGAACCGCAAACCCGTAAGTTATTTGAGGTATGTAAATTAAAGGGTTTACCGATTTTTACATTTGTAAATAAACTCGACCGTCCAGGGCGGGAACCGTTGGAATTATTGGACGAGATTGAAAAAGAATTAGGGTTACAGACCTACGCTGTAAATTGGCCGATTGGCATGGGCGATCGCTTTAAAGGAGTATTTGATCGTCACAAGCAACAAATCCACCTATTTGAACGTAGCGCCCACGGTAGCAAGGAAGCCCGTGATACAACTGTAGAATTAGGCGACCCTAGAATTGAAGAACTATTAGAACAGGATTTATACTACCAACTGAAAAACGACCTGGAACTTTTAGAAGGTGTCGGCCCGGAACTAGACTTAGATTTAGTGCATCAAGGAAAAATGACACCTGTTTTCTTTGGTAGTGCTATGACGAACTTTGGGGTTGAGTTATTCCTGAAGTACTTTCTAGAGTATGCCTTAAAACCAGGAGTCCACGTTAGTAGTATTGGTGAAGTAGAGCCTACCTATCCAGAGTTTTCTGGTTTTGTCTTTAAACTGCAAGCCAACATGGACCCTAAACACCGCGATCGCGTTGCTTTTATCCGGGTCTGCACTGGTAAGTTTGAAAAAGATATGACAGTTAATCATGCCCGAACTGGTAAAGTTGTCCGCCTATCGCGTCCACAAAAACTCTTTGCCCAAGAACGGGAATCGATTGATGTAGCTTATCCAGGTGATGTAATTGGTTTGAACAATCCAGGTGTTTTTGCGATCGGCGATACAATTTACACGGGTCAAAAGCTGGAATATGAAGGGATTCCGTATTTTTCGCCAGAATTATTTGCGACATTACGCAACCCCAACCCCTCCAAATTTAAGCAATTTCAGAAAGGCATCTCCGAATTGCGCGAAGAGGGTGCAGTGCAAATTATGTACTCAGTTGATGAAGCCAAGCGCGACCCAATTATGGCAGCTGTGGGTCAGCTGCAATTCGAGGTGGTGCAGTTTCGCTTACAAAACGAGTATGGTGTAGAAACTATTCTGGAACTTCTACCCTACAGCGTCGCCCGTTGGGTCGAAGGTGGTTGGGAAGCTTTGAATAAAGTGGGGCGTATTTTCAACACCACCACAGTCAAAGACAGCATGAACCGCCCAGTTTTACTGTTCCGCAACGAGTGGAACTGTCAACAGTTACAGGGAGATCATCCAGAGTTAAAACTCAGCGCGATCGCCCCAGTTTTTTCTAGCCAAACCACAGTTGCAGAGTAA